The proteins below come from a single Oscillospiraceae bacterium genomic window:
- a CDS encoding ribulokinase gives MKKYAIGIDYGTLSGRAVLVDIADGSEVASAVYDYPHGVMDEKLPCGTPLPPDYALQHPRDYIDVLTHTIPEIIKDIDPKSIVGVGTDFTACTVLPVDADGVPLCFYPEFEENPHAYVKLWKHHAAQPQANTLNKMASNQAWLRNYGGKISSEWAVPKVMELVQQAPEIYDAMARFEEAGDWIVRVLTGNETKNACAAGYKWLYNKKGGYPPRGFYASLDPKLENFVAEKVCPTVSPLGTCAGGISEAASKLTGLRKGTPVSVGNVDAHVCLPAVGIDGVGKLLAIMGTSTCHIMMSDRDIKAPGICGVVEDGVLPGLFAYEAGQSCVGDHFSWFIQNCLPEEYKKHGNVHQYLREKAQALSVGESGLVALDWWNGNRSVLVDVDLTGMIVGMTLQTKPEEIYRALIEATAYGTRMIVDNFRENGLAVDVMYASGGISQKDPFMMQIYADVLNIPVIVAAASQGPALGSAIFGAVAGKAYPTIEAAIAKMGAAESKTYTPIAENARTYQKLFYEYRMLHDYFGRGGNDVMKRLKEIKKCSKS, from the coding sequence ATGAAAAAATATGCGATCGGAATCGACTACGGAACGCTCTCGGGAAGGGCGGTTTTGGTCGATATTGCCGACGGCAGCGAGGTCGCCTCCGCGGTCTATGACTACCCACACGGGGTCATGGACGAAAAACTCCCTTGCGGCACGCCGCTCCCGCCCGATTACGCGCTCCAGCACCCCCGCGACTATATCGATGTGCTGACCCACACCATCCCCGAAATCATCAAGGATATCGACCCCAAGAGTATTGTCGGGGTCGGAACGGACTTTACCGCCTGCACCGTGCTGCCGGTCGATGCCGACGGCGTCCCGCTGTGCTTTTATCCGGAATTTGAGGAAAACCCTCATGCTTACGTCAAACTCTGGAAGCACCACGCCGCCCAGCCGCAGGCCAACACCCTCAACAAAATGGCCTCGAATCAGGCCTGGCTGCGCAATTACGGCGGCAAAATCTCGTCCGAGTGGGCGGTTCCGAAAGTCATGGAGCTCGTCCAGCAGGCCCCCGAGATTTACGACGCGATGGCGCGTTTTGAAGAAGCGGGCGACTGGATTGTGCGCGTGCTGACCGGAAACGAGACCAAAAACGCCTGCGCCGCGGGCTATAAATGGCTATATAATAAAAAGGGCGGATATCCTCCGCGTGGGTTTTATGCCTCGCTTGACCCGAAACTCGAAAATTTCGTCGCAGAAAAGGTCTGTCCGACGGTCTCCCCGCTCGGCACCTGCGCGGGCGGCATCAGCGAAGCCGCATCGAAGCTCACGGGTCTGCGCAAAGGCACCCCTGTCAGCGTCGGCAATGTCGACGCACATGTCTGCCTGCCCGCCGTCGGCATCGACGGAGTCGGCAAGCTGCTCGCCATCATGGGCACCTCGACCTGCCATATTATGATGAGCGACCGCGATATCAAAGCGCCGGGCATCTGCGGCGTCGTCGAGGACGGCGTGCTGCCGGGCTTATTCGCCTACGAAGCCGGCCAAAGCTGTGTCGGCGACCACTTCTCGTGGTTCATTCAAAACTGCCTGCCCGAAGAATACAAAAAGCACGGCAACGTGCATCAATATTTACGCGAAAAGGCGCAGGCGCTTTCGGTCGGCGAGAGCGGCCTTGTCGCGCTCGATTGGTGGAACGGCAACCGCTCGGTGCTGGTCGACGTCGACCTGACCGGCATGATCGTCGGCATGACGCTTCAAACCAAGCCCGAAGAGATTTATCGCGCGTTGATCGAGGCGACGGCCTACGGCACCCGTATGATCGTCGACAACTTCCGCGAAAACGGACTCGCGGTCGATGTGATGTACGCAAGCGGCGGCATCAGCCAAAAAGACCCGTTTATGATGCAGATTTATGCCGATGTGCTGAATATCCCGGTCATCGTCGCGGCGGCGAGCCAGGGTCCGGCGCTCGGAAGCGCGATTTTCGGCGCAGTCGCGGGCAAGGCCTATCCGACCATTGAAGCCGCAATCGCCAAAATGGGCGCCGCCGAGAGCAAAACCTATACCCCGATTGCCGAGAACGCCCGAACTTATCAAAAGTTATTTTATGAATACCGCATGCTGCACGACTACTTCGGCAGAGGCGGAAATGACGTGATGAAGCGTCTGAAGGAGATCAAGAAATGCTCGAAAAGCTGA
- a CDS encoding 3'-5' exonuclease — translation MNISRFNEYKREALQKRFASLNPQQREAVFCVKGPLLILAGAGSGKTTVLINRIAYLLKFGNAFHSDEIPGYLVENDLVFLEHCAKNGVASTDDTRFAHLIATDVPSAWSILAITFTNKAAQELRDRLSRSVGAQAESILASTFHAACVRFLRRDIERVGMSGNFTIYDSDDSARMIKQIITDLAVDDRNFSSKTIKNAISAAKNDFILPADYALSAGNDYYKQVVYKIYVEYQKRLRENNALDFDDILLHTVKLFEENPDVLEHYQNKFQYIFVDEYQDTNMVQYKLISMLARKHGNLCVVGDDDQSIYKFRGATIENILSFEQHFPNATVIRLEQNYRSTANILDSANAVIAKNTSRKGKTLWTAGGKGDKVLQRCCSDERDEANYIASEIQSAVKSGSAYSDFAVLYRVNAISSSLERALVSRSIPYRVFGGLRFYDRKEIKDMLAYLALINNSADELRLSRIINEPKRGIGDGTLETVKKIAKEQNLPMMDVIFTADQYAALSAKSKPLMAFGNMIADLRGMVESGKPLSEVYYELLQQSGYLTMLEAGGFTEQGRVENVTELLSEIKKYEQSAAEPSLDGFLEDCALMTDFDNYDDTAEAVVLMTVHGAKGLEFETVFVAACEENVFPSYLSLFEQAEVEEERRLAYVAFTRAKKRLILTHCTARLLYGSTSRNKLSRFAEDIPEDYKTVCKPQIDIPSGGAVNFLKRPAGSYHAPASGLSGASRPAPYAPPTPRPATGSALNFNVGQRVIHPSFGAGMITKITPMGGDTLLEIAFDTSGTKRIMANFARLKS, via the coding sequence TTGAATATCAGCAGATTTAACGAATATAAGCGGGAAGCGCTGCAAAAACGGTTTGCCTCGCTGAATCCGCAGCAGCGGGAAGCGGTCTTTTGCGTCAAAGGGCCGCTGCTCATTCTTGCCGGTGCGGGCAGCGGAAAGACGACGGTACTCATCAACCGCATCGCTTACCTGCTCAAATTCGGCAACGCTTTTCACAGTGATGAAATCCCCGGATATCTCGTAGAAAACGACCTCGTATTTTTGGAACATTGCGCCAAAAACGGGGTCGCTTCGACCGACGATACGCGTTTTGCCCATTTGATTGCCACCGATGTCCCATCGGCCTGGTCGATTCTCGCAATCACATTTACGAACAAAGCCGCTCAGGAGCTGCGCGATCGCCTCTCCCGTTCCGTCGGCGCGCAGGCCGAATCGATATTGGCCTCGACCTTCCACGCGGCCTGCGTGCGGTTTCTGCGCCGAGACATTGAGCGCGTCGGCATGTCCGGCAATTTCACGATTTACGACTCCGACGACAGCGCCCGAATGATCAAACAGATCATCACAGACCTCGCCGTCGACGACCGCAATTTTTCCTCCAAGACGATTAAAAATGCCATCAGTGCGGCAAAGAACGATTTTATCCTGCCCGCCGATTACGCCCTTTCCGCCGGAAACGATTATTACAAACAGGTTGTATATAAAATCTATGTGGAATACCAGAAGCGGCTGAGGGAAAACAACGCCCTCGACTTCGACGACATTTTGCTGCATACGGTCAAGCTCTTTGAAGAAAACCCCGACGTCCTCGAGCATTATCAAAATAAATTTCAATACATCTTTGTCGATGAGTATCAGGACACCAACATGGTCCAATATAAACTCATCTCGATGCTCGCCCGAAAACACGGCAACCTCTGCGTGGTCGGCGACGACGACCAGAGCATCTACAAATTCCGCGGCGCGACCATCGAAAACATCCTCTCGTTCGAGCAGCACTTCCCGAACGCAACGGTCATCCGCCTCGAGCAAAACTACCGCTCAACCGCGAATATCCTCGACAGCGCCAATGCCGTAATCGCCAAAAACACCAGCCGCAAGGGCAAGACCCTCTGGACGGCAGGCGGTAAGGGCGATAAGGTCTTACAACGTTGCTGCTCCGACGAGCGCGACGAAGCCAATTATATCGCATCCGAGATTCAAAGCGCAGTCAAAAGCGGCTCTGCATACAGTGATTTTGCGGTTCTTTACCGGGTCAACGCGATTTCGAGTTCTCTCGAACGTGCTCTCGTCAGCCGCAGTATTCCCTACCGGGTCTTCGGGGGCCTGCGTTTTTACGACCGCAAAGAGATCAAAGACATGTTGGCGTATCTTGCGCTCATCAACAACAGCGCGGACGAACTGCGCTTAAGCCGCATTATCAATGAACCTAAGCGCGGAATCGGCGACGGCACCTTGGAAACGGTCAAAAAGATCGCCAAAGAGCAAAATCTCCCGATGATGGACGTGATTTTTACAGCCGACCAGTATGCCGCTCTTTCGGCAAAATCCAAACCCTTGATGGCTTTCGGCAACATGATCGCCGATCTTCGGGGAATGGTCGAGAGCGGAAAACCGCTTTCCGAGGTCTATTACGAATTGTTGCAGCAGAGCGGTTACCTGACCATGCTCGAAGCCGGCGGATTCACCGAGCAAGGGCGGGTTGAAAACGTCACCGAATTATTATCCGAAATCAAAAAGTACGAGCAGTCCGCCGCCGAGCCGTCGCTCGACGGATTTTTGGAGGACTGCGCGCTGATGACCGATTTTGATAATTATGACGACACTGCCGAAGCGGTCGTACTGATGACGGTGCACGGCGCAAAAGGGCTGGAGTTCGAAACTGTATTCGTCGCCGCCTGCGAGGAAAACGTCTTCCCGAGTTATTTAAGCTTGTTCGAACAGGCTGAGGTTGAGGAGGAACGCCGTCTTGCTTATGTCGCGTTCACCCGCGCCAAAAAGCGTTTGATTCTGACCCACTGTACCGCCCGCCTGCTCTACGGCAGCACTTCACGAAACAAGCTCTCCCGTTTCGCCGAAGACATCCCCGAAGATTATAAAACCGTCTGTAAACCGCAGATCGACATCCCCTCCGGCGGTGCAGTGAACTTCTTAAAACGCCCCGCCGGTTCCTATCACGCGCCTGCGTCCGGACTTTCCGGCGCTTCCCGTCCCGCACCGTATGCCCCGCCGACCCCGAGACCCGCCACCGGCTCCGCACTGAATTTCAACGTCGGTCAGCGCGTGATCCACCCCTCGTTCGGCGCAGGCATGATCACAAAAATCACGCCGATGGGCGGCGACACCCTGCTCGAAATCGCCTTCGACACCTCCGGCACCAAGCGCATCATGGCCAATTTCGCGCGTCTGAAGTCCTAA
- a CDS encoding DUF6171 family protein — MPCKCLLKDGEPLYDTVAAYLAALPEELKADEKTVNMRLAICEKCDCLWDGICRKCGCYVQARAAKKDQRCPHEDRNW, encoded by the coding sequence ATGCCTTGCAAATGTCTGTTAAAAGACGGAGAACCGCTGTATGATACGGTGGCCGCCTATCTCGCCGCGCTGCCCGAAGAACTGAAAGCCGACGAAAAGACGGTGAATATGCGGCTGGCGATTTGCGAAAAATGCGATTGCCTTTGGGACGGCATCTGCCGAAAATGCGGGTGTTATGTGCAGGCAAGGGCGGCGAAAAAGGATCAAAGATGTCCGCATGAAGACCGGAATTGGTGA
- a CDS encoding family 78 glycoside hydrolase catalytic domain: MTNTDFITTNRESDTAPLFRRKFMLLPDRPFKKAVLTVCGLGYGYYWLNSQRVTTDLFTAPVSDYTKTLWYNRYDVTKYLKPGENIAAVILGNGWYNESYSTPWDYDKAPWRDKPKFALELELDGEVLLKSDSEWKYSFDRSPIIFNHLRSGEHFDARLYDPAWNTLDYDDSDWQFAFSDPNPPAGILRECTCEPIRECAEFSPKSIVKLPSGDYLYDFNQNMSGYVRVTANQKSGDKLTIRYGEQADDNGLVMNGMREYFPHSVFATDEFICSGKPATHSPLFAYHGFRYVTVTGLEKPENAKLTAVFVHQNVKFASKFSCSDPSLNALFKLGQNATLSNLFYMPTDCPTREKLGWTNDAASSTEQFLLDFSTEKLLKKWLRDILDAQRPDGSLPGIIPTGGWGYEWGSGPLSGSVLFEIPTRLYQIRGDKQPLVDCLSAFTKYLAFNERKFNADGLIAYGLCDWAGPYETLEASPTPIELTDSAMLVGFYDIAVLAAQLAGQESDFAEKAAALRERIKAKYIKDGLCTVDEQTAVSMLIYYDIYDDLAPLAGQLARAVERHNLHHHCGMVGLRRLYPALDKCGLSEYGLKILLSEGYPSYTDWLKRGATTLCETWQEGNSQNHHMYSSFMAWLIKSVAGIKPAEPGFSKVRIRPLAFGDLTRCDCELDTVKGKITVHWKRKNGKLELSCTVPHGVEVIA, translated from the coding sequence ATGACCAACACCGATTTCATCACCACAAACCGTGAATCCGATACCGCACCGTTATTTCGGCGTAAATTTATGCTGCTGCCGGACAGGCCCTTTAAAAAAGCCGTCCTGACCGTCTGCGGCCTCGGTTACGGCTATTATTGGCTGAACAGCCAACGCGTCACGACTGACCTGTTCACCGCCCCGGTCAGCGATTACACCAAAACCCTGTGGTACAACCGCTACGACGTGACCAAATATTTAAAACCCGGCGAAAACATTGCGGCGGTAATCTTGGGCAACGGCTGGTATAACGAAAGCTATTCCACGCCCTGGGACTATGACAAAGCCCCCTGGCGCGATAAGCCCAAATTCGCGCTTGAACTCGAACTCGACGGGGAAGTACTCTTAAAAAGCGACAGCGAATGGAAATATTCCTTCGACCGCTCCCCGATCATCTTCAACCACCTGCGCAGCGGCGAGCACTTCGACGCCCGACTTTATGACCCCGCGTGGAACACCCTTGATTATGATGATTCGGATTGGCAGTTTGCCTTTTCAGACCCCAACCCGCCCGCGGGGATTTTACGCGAATGCACTTGCGAACCCATCCGCGAATGCGCGGAATTTTCCCCAAAAAGCATTGTAAAACTCCCCAGCGGCGATTATTTATATGATTTCAACCAAAACATGTCCGGATATGTCCGCGTGACCGCAAATCAAAAAAGCGGCGATAAACTGACAATCCGTTACGGCGAGCAGGCCGACGATAACGGTTTGGTGATGAACGGCATGCGCGAATATTTCCCGCACAGCGTCTTTGCGACCGATGAATTCATCTGCTCCGGCAAACCCGCGACCCACAGCCCTCTTTTCGCTTATCACGGCTTTCGCTATGTCACGGTCACGGGTCTCGAGAAACCCGAGAACGCCAAGCTGACGGCGGTGTTCGTCCATCAAAACGTCAAATTTGCCTCTAAATTCTCCTGTTCCGATCCGTCGCTGAACGCCCTGTTTAAACTCGGTCAGAACGCGACGCTGTCGAACCTATTCTATATGCCAACCGATTGCCCGACCCGCGAAAAACTCGGCTGGACCAACGATGCGGCCTCCTCCACCGAGCAATTTCTGCTCGATTTTTCGACCGAAAAGCTGTTGAAAAAATGGCTGAGGGATATCCTCGACGCGCAGCGCCCCGACGGCTCTCTGCCCGGCATTATCCCGACCGGCGGTTGGGGTTATGAGTGGGGAAGCGGCCCGCTCTCGGGTTCGGTGCTGTTCGAAATCCCAACTCGCCTCTACCAAATCCGCGGCGACAAGCAGCCTTTAGTTGACTGCCTTTCCGCGTTTACCAAATACCTCGCTTTTAATGAACGCAAGTTCAACGCAGACGGTTTGATCGCGTATGGTCTGTGTGACTGGGCGGGTCCTTATGAGACCCTCGAGGCCTCCCCGACGCCGATTGAACTGACCGATTCCGCAATGCTCGTCGGTTTTTACGACATCGCCGTACTCGCCGCGCAATTGGCGGGTCAAGAATCCGATTTCGCCGAAAAAGCCGCCGCCCTGCGCGAACGCATCAAAGCGAAATACATCAAAGACGGCCTTTGTACCGTCGACGAACAGACCGCCGTCTCCATGCTGATCTATTACGACATTTACGACGACCTCGCCCCGCTCGCCGGTCAGCTTGCCCGAGCGGTCGAACGCCACAACCTCCACCACCACTGCGGCATGGTCGGCCTGCGTCGGCTCTACCCGGCGCTCGACAAATGTGGTCTCTCGGAATACGGCTTAAAAATCCTGCTTTCCGAGGGCTATCCGTCCTATACCGATTGGCTCAAGCGCGGCGCGACCACCCTGTGCGAGACCTGGCAGGAAGGCAACTCCCAAAACCACCACATGTATTCCTCGTTCATGGCGTGGCTCATCAAAAGCGTCGCCGGAATCAAGCCCGCCGAACCCGGATTTTCCAAGGTGCGCATCCGACCGCTTGCCTTCGGAGACCTGACCCGCTGCGACTGCGAGCTCGACACGGTCAAAGGCAAAATCACCGTGCATTGGAAACGTAAAAACGGTAAACTCGAACTCTCCTGCACCGTCCCCCACGGCGTGGAAGTGATCGCATAA
- a CDS encoding Crp/Fnr family transcriptional regulator has product MQYEKLLNHSALLRNLSQKEIQSYLNHGQFRFISYGKNTVIHLENELCTGLEVILSGKIAIERIDESGGLLTIAEFSQGDLLGGNLLFSKNGNYPMTVAARQSGVILKIEKQTLLHLFSIHPDILLSFLEYISDHAFILSNTIKRYVNKTIRESLIEFLKGESKKQGSDCVRLNMTKKALADQFGVQRTSLSRELAKMKQDGLILFDQHSITLL; this is encoded by the coding sequence ATGCAATATGAAAAGCTGCTGAATCATTCAGCCCTGCTCAGGAATTTGTCCCAAAAAGAAATTCAGTCCTATCTCAATCATGGGCAGTTCCGGTTTATCTCTTACGGCAAAAACACCGTAATCCATCTTGAAAATGAATTATGCACCGGGCTGGAAGTCATCCTTTCCGGGAAAATCGCTATAGAGAGAATCGATGAATCCGGCGGGTTGCTGACAATCGCAGAGTTCTCCCAAGGAGATTTGCTCGGGGGAAATCTGTTGTTTTCCAAGAACGGAAATTATCCCATGACCGTGGCCGCCAGGCAATCCGGAGTGATTCTTAAAATTGAAAAGCAGACCCTGCTGCATTTGTTTTCAATCCATCCCGATATCCTGTTGTCCTTTTTGGAATATATCTCCGACCATGCTTTTATTTTGAGCAATACCATCAAGCGTTATGTCAACAAGACCATCAGAGAGAGTTTGATCGAATTTCTGAAAGGTGAAAGCAAAAAGCAGGGTTCCGACTGTGTGCGTCTGAACATGACTAAAAAGGCGCTTGCGGATCAGTTCGGCGTTCAGAGAACTTCTCTTTCAAGAGAACTGGCCAAAATGAAGCAGGACGGATTGATCCTATTTGATCAACATTCGATAACGCTTCTTTAG
- a CDS encoding helix-turn-helix transcriptional regulator, whose protein sequence is MIDANIIGEIIRCEREEKNLSQEVLSGLAGLERTHYSKIERGLRCPTIETLFRIADALEIPPHELIKKIENAYKADQT, encoded by the coding sequence GTGATTGATGCGAATATTATCGGTGAAATTATTCGTTGCGAGAGAGAAGAAAAGAACTTATCACAGGAAGTTTTAAGCGGACTTGCGGGTCTGGAAAGAACCCATTACAGTAAAATTGAACGCGGCCTGCGCTGTCCGACGATCGAGACGCTGTTCCGGATCGCGGATGCGCTTGAAATACCTCCTCACGAATTGATTAAAAAGATTGAGAATGCATATAAGGCGGACCAGACATAA
- a CDS encoding L-ribulose-5-phosphate 4-epimerase encodes MLEKLKEQVLEANLELVKSGLVKFTFGNASGFDAESKLFVIKPSGVSYSALTAKDMVVVDLDCNVVEGDKNPSSDTPTHAELYKAFPGIGGVVHTHSHWATAWAQAVLNIPVLGTTHADYFNGEIPCTRDLEDDEIAIGYEKNTGLVIAETFEELSPYEIPACLVAGHGPFCWGKDCHEAVFNAEVLEEIAALAYHSDDLDPELPQLSATLRQRHYYRKHGNNSYYGQ; translated from the coding sequence ATGCTCGAAAAGCTGAAAGAACAAGTCCTTGAAGCCAATCTGGAACTCGTGAAAAGCGGTCTTGTCAAATTTACGTTCGGAAACGCCAGCGGTTTTGACGCTGAGAGCAAACTGTTCGTCATAAAACCGTCGGGCGTGTCTTACAGTGCCCTGACCGCAAAGGATATGGTCGTCGTCGACCTCGACTGCAACGTCGTCGAAGGCGATAAAAACCCCTCGTCCGACACCCCGACTCATGCCGAATTGTATAAGGCCTTCCCCGGCATCGGCGGCGTGGTGCACACCCATTCGCATTGGGCGACTGCCTGGGCGCAGGCCGTTTTGAACATCCCGGTGCTCGGAACGACTCATGCCGACTATTTCAACGGCGAAATCCCCTGCACCCGTGACCTCGAGGACGACGAGATCGCCATCGGCTACGAAAAAAATACCGGTCTCGTAATCGCCGAGACATTTGAAGAACTTTCCCCCTATGAAATTCCGGCTTGTCTTGTTGCCGGGCACGGGCCGTTCTGCTGGGGCAAAGACTGTCATGAAGCGGTTTTCAACGCCGAAGTGCTCGAAGAGATCGCCGCACTCGCCTATCATTCCGACGACCTTGACCCCGAACTCCCCCAGCTCTCCGCCACCCTGCGCCAGCGCCACTACTACCGCAAGCACGGCAATAATTCCTATTACGGTCAGTAG
- a CDS encoding 4Fe-4S binding protein, producing MKIWAAIIRVLFLALFLFLVITGKMFLWLALFGVSLAAAIFFGRIYCGYICPMNTLMIPAQWLSKKLKFQTDKTPKWLENGVFAWIFFVVTVAVVVISQKVLHKNLPFLLIWLAISVLVTLRYKPEVFHNLLCPFGALQKLAGKFSFLSKRVHSDRCIGCKLCEKACPSKAIAVMLEDKKAKIDKKLCHQCENCTLICPKNAIDYGRTFKKKP from the coding sequence ATGAAGATTTGGGCTGCGATTATCAGGGTGTTGTTTTTGGCTTTGTTTTTGTTTCTCGTCATCACAGGTAAAATGTTTTTATGGCTTGCGCTGTTCGGTGTCAGCTTGGCGGCGGCGATTTTTTTCGGCCGGATCTACTGCGGTTATATCTGTCCGATGAACACGCTGATGATTCCTGCGCAATGGCTTTCAAAGAAACTGAAATTTCAGACCGATAAAACGCCCAAATGGCTGGAAAACGGTGTTTTTGCCTGGATATTTTTCGTTGTGACCGTTGCGGTTGTGGTGATATCTCAAAAAGTTTTACATAAAAATCTGCCGTTTTTGTTGATCTGGCTGGCTATTTCCGTGCTCGTGACGCTGCGGTACAAGCCGGAGGTCTTTCATAATTTGTTGTGCCCTTTCGGTGCTTTGCAAAAGCTGGCGGGAAAGTTCTCATTCTTATCAAAGAGAGTTCATTCCGACCGCTGTATCGGCTGCAAATTGTGTGAAAAGGCCTGTCCGTCAAAAGCGATTGCCGTTATGTTGGAAGATAAAAAAGCTAAAATTGATAAAAAGTTGTGCCACCAATGCGAAAATTGCACATTGATATGCCCCAAGAACGCAATTGATTACGGACGGACTTTTAAAAAGAAACCATAA
- a CDS encoding alpha-L-arabinofuranosidase C-terminal domain-containing protein, producing MRMTIDCTNRKSVIAPELYGSFAEHLGRCIYEGLFVGEDSNIPNKNGMRTDVVEALKELKLPVLRWPGGCFADEYHWRDGIGPKEKRPPMINTHWGGVSDDNSFGTHEFLELCEQLGCEPYITGNLGSGTVEEMSKWIEYMTAEGDSEMTRLRKQNGREAPWKIKYFGVGNENWGCGGNMTAEFYAHQYRRYATYCRNYPGNKLYKVACGPYDDLYSWTETIIPLVKDRCDAISLHCYTWCKSRAREVSAEQYDGLMKRARIIGKFIDGHLDIMNRYDPEHKVKLIVDEWGTWYHKELGSVDGFLYQQSTMADALVAAISFDIFNARCDRISMANIAQTANVLQAAVLTEGERMVKTPTFYAFKLYTGHMGSTLLGSFAENENENISHTASVNENGEVFLTISNTSLDKSYELDATVVGHETKAVNAEIITADRLAYNDFEKPEQVNIKPFDGVKAVHGGLRITLPPCSVVSVKF from the coding sequence ATGCGCATGACCATCGACTGCACCAACCGCAAAAGCGTGATCGCGCCCGAACTTTACGGCAGTTTTGCCGAACACCTCGGCAGATGCATCTACGAGGGGCTTTTCGTCGGCGAAGATTCGAATATCCCCAACAAAAACGGCATGCGCACCGATGTGGTCGAGGCGCTGAAAGAACTGAAACTGCCGGTGCTGCGCTGGCCGGGCGGCTGCTTTGCCGATGAATACCACTGGCGCGACGGCATCGGGCCGAAGGAAAAACGCCCGCCGATGATCAACACCCACTGGGGCGGTGTCAGCGACGACAACAGCTTCGGCACGCATGAATTTTTGGAGCTCTGCGAACAACTGGGCTGCGAGCCGTATATCACCGGTAACCTCGGCAGCGGCACGGTTGAAGAGATGTCGAAGTGGATTGAATATATGACCGCCGAGGGCGACTCCGAAATGACCCGGCTGCGCAAGCAAAACGGACGCGAAGCCCCTTGGAAGATTAAATATTTCGGCGTCGGCAACGAAAACTGGGGCTGCGGCGGCAACATGACCGCCGAGTTTTACGCGCACCAATACCGCCGGTATGCGACTTACTGCCGCAATTATCCGGGTAATAAACTGTATAAAGTGGCCTGCGGACCTTACGATGATCTGTACTCTTGGACCGAAACGATCATTCCGCTGGTCAAGGACCGCTGTGACGCAATTTCGCTGCACTGCTACACCTGGTGCAAATCGAGAGCGCGTGAGGTCTCGGCAGAGCAATACGACGGGCTGATGAAGCGTGCGCGCATCATCGGCAAATTCATCGACGGACATTTGGATATCATGAATCGGTACGACCCCGAGCACAAAGTCAAATTGATTGTGGACGAATGGGGCACCTGGTATCACAAGGAACTCGGCAGCGTCGACGGATTTTTATATCAGCAGAGCACGATGGCCGACGCGCTGGTTGCGGCGATCTCGTTCGATATCTTTAACGCGCGCTGCGACCGCATCAGCATGGCGAACATTGCCCAGACGGCAAACGTGCTGCAGGCGGCGGTGCTGACCGAGGGTGAACGGATGGTTAAGACGCCGACGTTTTATGCGTTCAAACTCTACACCGGGCATATGGGAAGCACGCTGCTCGGGTCGTTCGCCGAAAATGAGAATGAAAATATCTCGCACACAGCATCGGTCAACGAAAACGGCGAAGTGTTTTTGACCATTTCCAACACGTCTTTGGACAAGAGCTATGAACTCGATGCGACTGTGGTCGGGCATGAAACCAAGGCAGTCAACGCCGAGATTATCACTGCCGACCGGTTGGCTTATAACGACTTTGAAAAGCCCGAACAGGTCAATATCAAACCGTTTGACGGCGTAAAAGCGGTTCACGGCGGATTGAGGATCACATTGCCGCCGTGCAGCGTCGTCTCGGTAAAATTTTAA